Part of the Syntrophus gentianae genome, CAAGGTCGGTTTCGTTCTGCAGAACCTTAATATTCGCCCGGCTGTTCAAGACGCCTGCCACATCGGGTGTTTCGTAGCAGTGCAGATTCTTATCGATAAAGACCTGACCGATTGCGATTCTGATGTAGACACAGTCCCGTTTCGTCAACGGGTCCACTCTTATCCCAAACCACGGATCCGTATTTTCATCCAGTTGACAAAAGCCTCCATCAGGATAACGAATCCTGGCACTGCTATTTTCACCCGTGCGGACCGTCATCCCCTCTCTGATGGATTCACCGTTGATCCCTGTTCGTCCATCGACCAAAACAGTGGGTCCGTAAGTCTCGAGTGTGCCAACGTAACCGCCCCTATCAGGAGATTGGTCCATTGGGCTGGTTCCACAAGGGACACAGGCCAGAAGAAAAGCGACAAGACAGGTCATTGATGTAGCCATGCGGAAAATCGACAACATTGATTTCATGCTTTCCCCCTGATCATCTGTTTTTAGCGCTGTGATGGAAAAGTGGTTTGAACTCGGACACCTGAGCTCCCCAAACCAGGTCCTTTGATATACACAATACCTTTTTATGGTCCCGGTCCCAAACGACATACTCCTGATCGGACTTGTTGAGGAGATAGAAACTCACAGGAACTGCCTCCATGGGTTCGCCTTTCCATTTGAAAGAAACCACGGCGTATTTGGTCGGACGCACGAGGACACCATAGGCCATGGGGGTAAAAATGGTATAGAGGACAAATACGATGATGAAGGGGGATACCAGCCAAAGCCGGGTTTTTTGAAACATGGACGCGGTATACCAAGCCGCGATGAGCAGGAGAGCAGCAAGCAGTTCCCCCTTGACAAGGTAAAGAAAGTAGGACTGCAACTGGCGGCTGTCCCCTTGCAGCAGCCAGCCAGCGATTCGGCTTGTGTCAGTGTTTTCACGGATTGTCTCGGACGAGTCATAGAGTAGATTTGAAACGCCCAGGACCGCCGCAAAGTCATTGATGTATCCAAGAACATGGAATACGAGGACAAAAGCGAAGCAGAACAAAAGGAGGGAAGACCAGAGACCGAGCCTGCTCCTGGGGATCGCCAGGACATAGGATTTCAACCTTCCACATCCCTCAAGAAAGCTGCGCCATCCGAAGAAATGGCATACGGCAAGAATCAGCAGGATAAGGATGGATGCAAAGGCGAAGACATAAAAGGCGTAAACCAGACTTGCCAGCAGCTTGCCAACGAGCATGCTGGTAACCGCAACGAAAAACTTGCCCCCTTCCTGCAGATAATGCTCTTTTGGATATTCAAACAGGCCGAAAAGGCCGAGCATATTCAGTTGCGCCCGAACCACCAGATATCCGCATGAATAGAAAATTGCCACAATCCCCGCTAGAGAACTGGTCAACCAGCCGACGAAGATGGCGATCCCCTTGAATAGATCCATGATTCAGGGTCCTCATGATGCAATCTTGTGAGCAAACCCGTTTCAATCAACTGCCGGGCTCAACTTGTAAAAGAGTTCCTCTGGACAGGTCATTGCCTGAAAATTCAAGACGACGTTTGTATGTACGGACTTATCTCCCCCACCTGAAAATGAAGCGGCAAGTCCACCACATCCCCAAAAAGAACGAAAAATTTGTTAGTATCTGATTATTCAAGTAGATTTTGCTTTATTTTCTCTCCAAGGAAATAAAAAGTCAAGAAAAGCAGAGTATTTTTCAGCTCTCTTAATTCCAGGGAAAATAAAGTCAACGGCAAAGATCATCAAAGGAAACGTCAATGATTTCCCCTGTGACATTGCCGTCATCGTAATGCCACCATTCGCTTTCAAATCTCCTGAATCCGGCCTTCTCCATGACCTCGGTAAGGAGCCGACGATTTTCTATTGCCTGCGGGGAAAGGTTTTTTTCTCCATGGCCTGCACGCGGCGAAAAGTCGTCAAAGCCCGTCGGCATCTCCAGTTCCGAACCCGAAGAGTCCATCAGAGTGACGTCCACTGCGTTTCCTCTGTTATGCCGTGAACCGGTCTTCGGGTCCGCCACGAAGCGGGGGTCCGGCACGAGGGACCAGAAGAGCTTCTGGGCTGAGAGTGGCCGGTAGCAATCCCACATCTTAAGGGATAATCCCTTTTTTTTCAGATCCCGCTGGGCGATGGCCACCTTGGCCGCAGTTCCAGCCCTGAGAAAACACCGCCCACAGTCATAGATTTTCCTTCCGGTGAAATTATCGCTTCTGGCATAGCGCATCTCAACGACTACATCCGGAACAATGTCCTGTATGTTCACAAGGGGAATGGCTTTTTCAGCAGTGCGATCCTCGATAAGACTTGGTGATGGAAGATGCCAGATCTTCCAGACTCGGTCATAGACGTCACGGGGAAGCTGCACCAGGACGGGATTCTTGCCGGGGTTCATCCACTTCATAATCTTTGTCAAATCTTTTTCAGAAAGGGCCGTGCAGCCACTGGTCGGTTCACCGGACGGGTGTCCGATATGAAGAAAGATGCAGCTTCCTTTTCCCGGTTTGGGAGACGAAGTATTGTAGCCCACAACCATAAGAAGACGGTACAGATCCGCAATCTCCCACATCCGCTCAGAACTTTTCCAATCCCTTCCTTTGCCTCCGGGAAGTTCACTCTCCCGGAGGATCGTGTTATAGTAACGTGATGATGGATCATCCACACAGTGGGTTCCTTTTACGATCTGCTGGTAAGGAAGCGAAACGCCAACCGGCGGCCGGAGCGCCATCCCCATTGCCAGTGGGATCGAAAAGATTCCAGCGGGGGCCTTTAAGTCCCCCTCCGCCTTTACAGGTTCACCGGAGAGATATCCGTCAGAGGCAGAGTCCCAGGCAAGGCCGAGGCGGCCGACCACCGCTTCGATCCCTTTTCCCATCTTCTGCCATCGATCTTCCCTTCTCTCGAAAAGAAACAGGGTAGCATGGGAATCGTTCCAGGACTCGGTCACGGAGACGATAACTTGTCCGCATTGTGAAACCTCGCGGGAATAACAGGGAAGAGCCA contains:
- a CDS encoding FecR family protein, which encodes MKSMLSIFRMATSMTCLVAFLLACVPCGTSPMDQSPDRGGYVGTLETYGPTVLVDGRTGINGESIREGMTVRTGENSSARIRYPDGGFCQLDENTDPWFGIRVDPLTKRDCVYIRIAIGQVFIDKNLHCYETPDVAGVLNSRANIKVLQNETDLAVFEGQAETYRPSGVVVKNRELAVFSQGYLTERPRRMSSAQIKNIPSWIYHYDFTGQMPAQGWCGIDGQVFQSFPQDCERRKGFFSYNEKEVRQRSQGQGWCCVDGRVIESSS
- the ddpX gene encoding D-alanyl-D-alanine dipeptidase → MRYFFMLLFAALFLVMALPCYSREVSQCGQVIVSVTESWNDSHATLFLFERREDRWQKMGKGIEAVVGRLGLAWDSASDGYLSGEPVKAEGDLKAPAGIFSIPLAMGMALRPPVGVSLPYQQIVKGTHCVDDPSSRYYNTILRESELPGGKGRDWKSSERMWEIADLYRLLMVVGYNTSSPKPGKGSCIFLHIGHPSGEPTSGCTALSEKDLTKIMKWMNPGKNPVLVQLPRDVYDRVWKIWHLPSPSLIEDRTAEKAIPLVNIQDIVPDVVVEMRYARSDNFTGRKIYDCGRCFLRAGTAAKVAIAQRDLKKKGLSLKMWDCYRPLSAQKLFWSLVPDPRFVADPKTGSRHNRGNAVDVTLMDSSGSELEMPTGFDDFSPRAGHGEKNLSPQAIENRRLLTEVMEKAGFRRFESEWWHYDDGNVTGEIIDVSFDDLCR